The nucleotide sequence tggactattgactattaatagatagggggtattgtctaattgagcaacaacttattggaacctgtcgaacctatcttcaaattagttaatctaataattattaaaatgattatgtatgttctatttagtgatgtttatacgacatcttttacgatcatttaattaattattcgggttaggtaattggttattcattctgatcaagtgggtaaatttattttcatatctaattaaaacaggggtagattacatacagtgacaactggtgtaattgttgacagaagtgataactgcgtcacaatttaaatccttaattagttggactatttgacttcgggtataagggtaatttgacgaggacactctcaatttatatttataaccgatggactactatggacaaaaaccagatagacgtatcaaataaaccaggacaaatgacaattaacccagagtaataaattaaaatcaaaatgtcaaacatcatgattacggaagtttaaataagcataatacttttattttatatttcatcatacctttatttactgtcattttaattactgcaatttactttatcacaatttaatatactgtcatttatattatcgtcatttatctttacgctttatttaaaatcgacaaaccggtcattaaacggtaaaaacccccttttataataatattactatatataattatatatattttatataaatatagttgttaaaaatatagcgttaaactcagctagctccctgtggaacgaaccggacttactaaaaactacactactctacgattaggtacactgcctataagtgttgtagtaaggcttaagtatatcccatctatataaataaataaaacttgtgtaaattgtattgtatttcgtaataaaaataatagtatttggtatacacctcgcataacatcagtgaaCATATATGCTGGATTCTTTGTACCTTGAATGCTCTCCAGATTAGATGTTCCATTGCTTATCCGTTCTCTGATAAAGTGATACTTCATGCTAATGTGCATCGTCTTAGCATGATAGACTGAATTCTTCGCTAATTTGACTGCGCTCTCATTATCACAATATAAGACATATTATGTCTGTTTGCTACCTAGTTCTTTCATGAATGTCTTCAACCATACTAGTTCTTTACTGGCTTCAGTCAAGGCCATGTATTCTGCTTCACTAGTAGATAGAGCCACGCTCTTTTGAAGCCTAGACATCCAACTCACTGTCGTTCCTCCTATAGTAAATACATATCCGGTGGTGCTCGTGAATGTGTTATTGCATCTACCCAGATCTGCATCAGAATAACCCCTGAGAGTAGTATCCCTGCCCTTGAAACATAACCCAACTTTAGAAGTACCCTTTAAATACCTCAATATCTACTTCACAGCTTCCTAATGTTCTTTCCCCGGAGCTGACATAAAGCGACTAACCATCCCAACTACATGTGCTATAtcaggccttgtacacaccatggCGTACATTAGACTATCCATGGCAGATGCATAAGGACTCTTAGCCATTTCTGCTTTTTCTACTTTAGTTTTAGGAGATGATACTTAGAAAGCCTTAGATGACTTTCCAATGGTTTTTTTCTTGGCTTTGTTGACTCATCATTCATTATGAACTTTTCAAGAACCTTGCGAATATACTTCTCTTGAGTTAAGGAAACTGACCCATCTTTATTTATGCATATACTCATACCAAGAATCTGTGCATTACTTATTTTAACCATATCAAGAACCTTTCAAGAACCTTGCTTCTTCAAATTGCTTATTTTAACCATATCAGAACCTGTAATTAACATGTCATCGACATAAAGAAGCAATATAATATAGGAGTTCTTG is from Rutidosis leptorrhynchoides isolate AG116_Rl617_1_P2 chromosome 10, CSIRO_AGI_Rlap_v1, whole genome shotgun sequence and encodes:
- the LOC139870639 gene encoding secreted RxLR effector protein 161-like codes for the protein MAKSPYASAMDSLMYAMVCTRPDIAHVVGMGRDTTLRGYSDADLGRCNNTFTSTTGYVFTIGGTTVSWMSRLQKSVALSTSEAEYMALTEASKELGRDTTLRGYSDADLGRCNNTFTITTGYVFTIGGMTVSWMSRLQKRVALSTTEAEYMALTEASKELVWLKTFMKELGSKQT